A DNA window from Halomonas zincidurans B6 contains the following coding sequences:
- a CDS encoding TRAP transporter small permease, with translation MAILATTRRVSDVVNTACIVICVGCVLGMLAISFVGFLYTLATGSALSWTYSLARLFLPWIGLISITIALRSGEHVAMTLLVRLLPAPLVKASAIATLAVMAFFALLMVWYGWGYFLNATQVYMVSDNIQISYRWTAVTVPLTGLIFLLHLVYGFELLEHFSDENALIDEALGDADRDDAELDSNREVRT, from the coding sequence ATGGCGATATTGGCAACCACGCGGCGTGTCAGCGACGTCGTCAACACGGCCTGCATCGTGATCTGTGTAGGCTGTGTGCTGGGCATGCTGGCGATCTCCTTCGTCGGCTTTCTGTATACCCTGGCCACCGGATCGGCGCTGAGCTGGACCTATTCCCTGGCTCGATTGTTCCTGCCGTGGATCGGTCTGATCTCGATCACCATCGCGCTGCGCTCCGGCGAGCATGTGGCGATGACGCTGCTGGTCAGGCTGCTGCCCGCGCCGCTGGTCAAGGCTTCGGCGATCGCCACGCTGGCGGTGATGGCGTTCTTCGCGCTGCTGATGGTCTGGTACGGCTGGGGATACTTCCTCAACGCCACCCAGGTCTACATGGTCTCGGACAACATCCAGATCTCGTATCGCTGGACGGCGGTGACCGTGCCGCTGACCGGGCTGATCTTCCTGCTGCACCTGGTCTACGGCTTCGAGCTGCTCGAACACTTCAGCGACGAGAATGCGCTGATCGACGAGGCGTTGGGCGATGCGGACAGGGATGACGCCGAACTGGACAGCAACCGGGAGGTCCGGACATGA
- a CDS encoding AraC family transcriptional regulator, whose product MAFFNLRSCTLTPQYIAHEHAFHQLILATSGVTELTIEGRGERITRERGCLIPSTYHHEYTGDGQNQTLVLDVPLVNLALVSCADEVERLFESPRFFAVPAQLHRLAEGVLPQVALHPALHSEIATLILRALYLNLHDESLAPIAACSEGRERIELARIERYIDAHLSEPIRVDALAALCALSPGHFHACFRELLGMTPQAYVQQRRLAHARSLIERTSRSLGAIAAEVGFLDQGSFSRAYRRTYGVPPSLHRRH is encoded by the coding sequence ATGGCATTCTTCAATCTGCGTAGCTGTACGCTGACCCCGCAATACATCGCCCACGAACATGCCTTTCACCAGTTGATTCTGGCGACGTCGGGCGTGACCGAGTTGACCATCGAGGGCCGCGGCGAGCGGATTACCCGCGAGCGAGGCTGCCTGATACCCTCCACCTACCATCACGAATATACCGGCGACGGTCAGAATCAGACCCTTGTGCTCGACGTGCCGCTGGTCAATCTGGCGCTGGTGTCGTGCGCCGACGAGGTCGAGCGACTGTTCGAGAGTCCGCGCTTCTTCGCCGTGCCTGCGCAGTTGCACCGCCTGGCCGAGGGCGTTCTGCCCCAGGTTGCCCTGCATCCGGCGCTGCACAGCGAGATCGCCACGCTGATCCTGCGCGCGCTGTATCTCAACCTGCATGACGAGTCGCTGGCGCCGATTGCAGCGTGCAGCGAAGGGCGCGAGCGCATCGAGCTGGCGCGCATCGAGCGTTATATCGATGCTCACCTGAGCGAGCCGATCCGCGTCGATGCGCTGGCGGCGCTATGCGCGCTGAGTCCCGGCCACTTCCACGCCTGCTTTCGCGAGTTGCTGGGCATGACGCCGCAGGCCTATGTCCAGCAGCGCCGCCTGGCCCATGCGCGTAGCTTGATCGAACGCACCTCGCGCTCGCTGGGCGCCATTGCCGCCGAAGTCGGCTTTCTCGATCAGGGCAGCTTCTCGCGCGCCTATCGGCGCACCTACGGGGTGCCGCCGTCGCTGCATCGGCGCCACTGA
- the dctP gene encoding TRAP transporter substrate-binding protein DctP, which produces MSLHNLFATGAALAALPLAISLSTAAQAQEYEMAIATLIPENLSNNSIYPALVHFKELVESRTDGDVTVSIFGGGQLGSEVETGSQVQAGGRALQSTILTSGAMSSFYGDYQVVTAPFLFKNWRQAWAFFDGEWFANFMKGTVEAADMRYLGTFDDGGGFVAFTNNERLIKTVDDLKGLNIRTEENPAHVAIMRALGASATPLPWGELITALETGLADGQFNAPVINTTYGLDEVTDYTTLTGHVYNSASWVVSEAWYQQLPEAYQRAITESAREAITLSHGASAALATASWQKSCELFKECYIMPTEERAKMAEIARPAWKTWIVDDYGMDAQLVDDMLAEVESLGESLPEQAYQRYGQ; this is translated from the coding sequence ATGTCGCTACACAATCTCTTCGCTACCGGTGCCGCGCTAGCCGCACTGCCGCTTGCCATCTCGCTGAGCACCGCCGCCCAGGCCCAGGAATACGAGATGGCGATCGCCACGCTGATTCCCGAAAACCTGAGCAACAACAGCATCTATCCGGCCCTGGTGCACTTCAAGGAGCTGGTCGAGTCGCGTACCGATGGCGACGTCACGGTCTCGATCTTCGGCGGTGGCCAGCTGGGCTCGGAAGTGGAGACCGGCTCGCAGGTGCAGGCCGGCGGCCGTGCGCTGCAGTCGACGATTCTCACCTCGGGGGCGATGTCGTCGTTCTACGGTGACTATCAGGTAGTCACCGCGCCGTTTTTGTTCAAGAACTGGCGCCAGGCCTGGGCGTTCTTCGACGGCGAGTGGTTCGCCAACTTCATGAAGGGCACCGTCGAAGCCGCCGACATGCGCTACCTGGGCACCTTCGATGACGGCGGCGGCTTCGTCGCCTTCACCAACAACGAGCGCCTGATCAAGACCGTCGACGATCTCAAGGGCCTGAATATTCGTACCGAGGAGAACCCCGCCCACGTCGCCATCATGCGAGCGCTGGGCGCCTCGGCCACGCCGCTGCCGTGGGGCGAGCTGATCACCGCGCTGGAAACCGGCCTTGCCGACGGTCAGTTCAACGCCCCGGTGATCAATACCACCTACGGGCTCGACGAGGTCACCGACTACACCACGCTCACCGGCCACGTCTACAACAGCGCCAGCTGGGTGGTCAGCGAGGCCTGGTATCAGCAATTGCCGGAAGCGTACCAGCGGGCGATCACCGAGTCGGCCCGCGAGGCGATAACGCTCAGCCACGGCGCGTCGGCGGCACTGGCCACGGCCAGCTGGCAGAAGTCCTGCGAGCTGTTCAAGGAGTGTTACATCATGCCCACCGAGGAGCGCGCCAAGATGGCCGAGATCGCCCGGCCGGCGTGGAAGACATGGATCGTCGACGACTACGGCATGGATGCGCAACTGGTCGACGACATGCTTGCCGAAGTCGAGTCGCTGGGCGAATCGCTGCCCGAGCAGGCGTATCAGCGCTACGGTCAGTAA
- a CDS encoding RidA family protein → MTIEYADANQRMSQAAVHNGTVYLAGQVPHDASADMQGQTRQVLETIEAKLIKAGSAKDHMLSATIWVTDMAEFDAMNAAWDAWVAPGRPPVRACVEARLAKPEWKVEIMVTAARTES, encoded by the coding sequence ATGACCATCGAATACGCCGACGCCAACCAGCGCATGAGCCAGGCTGCCGTGCATAACGGCACCGTCTATCTGGCCGGCCAGGTGCCGCACGATGCCAGCGCCGACATGCAGGGCCAGACCCGCCAGGTGCTCGAAACCATCGAGGCCAAGCTGATAAAGGCCGGCTCGGCCAAGGACCATATGCTCTCGGCGACCATCTGGGTCACCGACATGGCCGAGTTCGACGCCATGAACGCTGCCTGGGATGCCTGGGTCGCGCCGGGTCGCCCGCCGGTGCGCGCCTGTGTCGAGGCCCGGCTGGCCAAGCCGGAGTGGAAGGTCGAGATCATGGTGACGGCGGCCCGGACGGAGAGCTGA
- a CDS encoding alpha/beta fold hydrolase — MREDTLILLPGWALGPSLLEPLARTLRERLPGLSVLCAGYPELTSHRPESWVAVLDRELPQDAWLAGWSLGGMLATALAQWRGRQVRGLITLGSNASFVARPGWPEAMGTEIFVAFRGGFQHSPARAFARFAQLSAQGGRDARRLGSELLQALQATPRDQALAGLALLDELDLRDVLGQLRIPQLHLFGDNDLLVPAAARRAIAKRLPSLGRTELLSGVGHAFPLERADETAERMAMFLNQSGQGQSGQWSGAST, encoded by the coding sequence ATGAGGGAAGATACGCTGATCCTTTTGCCTGGATGGGCACTAGGCCCATCTCTATTGGAACCGTTGGCGCGGACATTGCGAGAGCGTCTCCCCGGCCTGAGCGTCCTGTGTGCGGGCTATCCCGAGCTGACCAGTCATCGTCCCGAGAGCTGGGTAGCCGTGCTCGACCGCGAGCTGCCGCAGGACGCCTGGCTGGCCGGCTGGTCGCTGGGCGGCATGCTCGCCACTGCGCTGGCCCAGTGGCGAGGCAGGCAGGTACGGGGACTGATCACTCTCGGCTCAAATGCCAGTTTCGTCGCTCGCCCCGGCTGGCCCGAGGCGATGGGGACGGAGATCTTCGTAGCGTTTCGCGGCGGTTTCCAGCATTCGCCCGCCAGGGCATTTGCCCGGTTCGCGCAATTGAGCGCGCAGGGCGGTCGTGACGCCCGCCGCCTGGGAAGCGAGTTGCTCCAGGCGCTCCAGGCCACACCACGGGATCAGGCACTGGCCGGGCTCGCGCTGCTGGACGAACTCGATCTGCGTGACGTCCTTGGTCAGCTGCGCATTCCCCAGTTGCATCTGTTCGGCGACAACGACTTGTTGGTGCCGGCGGCGGCGCGCCGGGCCATCGCCAAACGACTACCGAGCCTCGGTCGCACCGAGTTGCTTTCGGGAGTCGGTCACGCCTTTCCGCTGGAACGCGCGGACGAGACCGCCGAGCGGATGGCGATGTTTCTAAATCAATCAGGCCAGGGGCAATCGGGTCAGTGGAGCGGGGCGTCGACATGA
- a CDS encoding adenosylmethionine--8-amino-7-oxononanoate transaminase, giving the protein MNRNDDWMQRDLASLWHPCTQMKDHETLPVVPIRRGKGVWLEDFEGKRYLDIVSSWWVNIFGHANERINARIKQQLDELEHVILSGFTHRPVIELSERLGRLAPTGLGHCFYADNGSSAIEIALKMSYHYWRNVGRPEKRRFLTITNGYHGETLGALSVGDVALYTDTYRPLLLDVIKVPAPDGFGLPREQWVEQARACFVHMERALERHAGELAAVIVEPLIQCAGGMRMYPPEYLTWLREACDRYGVQLIFDEVAVGFGRTGTLFACEQTGVRPDFLCLSKALTGGYLPLSVVMTSDDVYTAFYDDYATLKAFLHSHSYTGNPLACAAALATLDIFEQDDVIATNRGKAAQMERLAAPLREHAHVGDVRQTGMILAIEMVRDKASLSPYDFRERRGLRVFRHALSRGVMLRPLGNVIYWMPPYVITPEELELVAEVTHEGLEIATAD; this is encoded by the coding sequence ATGAATCGCAATGACGACTGGATGCAGCGGGATCTCGCCAGTTTGTGGCATCCCTGTACGCAGATGAAGGATCACGAGACCCTACCGGTCGTGCCGATCCGGCGCGGCAAGGGCGTCTGGCTGGAGGATTTCGAAGGCAAGCGCTACCTGGATATCGTCAGTTCCTGGTGGGTCAATATTTTCGGACACGCCAACGAACGCATCAACGCGCGCATCAAGCAGCAACTCGACGAACTGGAACACGTGATCCTATCCGGCTTCACCCATCGACCGGTGATCGAGCTCTCGGAAAGGCTCGGACGGCTGGCGCCCACCGGTCTGGGGCACTGCTTCTATGCCGACAACGGCTCGTCGGCGATCGAGATTGCGCTCAAGATGAGCTATCACTACTGGCGCAATGTCGGTCGACCCGAGAAGCGACGCTTCCTGACCATCACCAATGGCTATCATGGCGAGACGTTGGGGGCACTGTCGGTAGGGGACGTGGCGCTTTATACCGATACCTATCGCCCGTTGCTGCTGGACGTGATCAAGGTGCCGGCACCCGACGGTTTCGGCCTGCCAAGAGAGCAGTGGGTAGAGCAAGCCAGGGCATGCTTCGTTCACATGGAGCGGGCTCTCGAACGCCATGCCGGCGAGCTGGCGGCGGTGATCGTCGAACCGCTGATTCAGTGCGCCGGGGGCATGCGCATGTACCCGCCGGAGTACCTGACCTGGCTGCGCGAAGCCTGCGATCGCTACGGCGTGCAACTGATCTTCGATGAGGTCGCGGTCGGTTTCGGCCGCACGGGAACGCTTTTTGCCTGTGAGCAGACCGGGGTTCGACCCGACTTCCTGTGTCTTTCCAAGGCGTTGACCGGCGGTTATCTACCGCTCTCCGTGGTGATGACCAGCGATGATGTCTATACCGCGTTCTACGACGACTACGCCACCCTCAAGGCATTTCTGCATTCCCATAGTTATACCGGCAATCCGCTGGCCTGCGCCGCCGCCTTGGCGACGCTGGATATCTTCGAACAGGACGACGTGATCGCCACCAACCGCGGTAAAGCCGCCCAGATGGAGCGTCTTGCCGCACCGTTGCGCGAGCATGCCCATGTCGGCGACGTGCGCCAGACCGGGATGATTCTGGCGATCGAGATGGTCAGGGACAAGGCGAGTTTGAGCCCCTACGATTTCCGTGAGCGGCGCGGGCTGCGGGTGTTCCGTCATGCGCTGTCGCGTGGCGTCATGCTGCGCCCGCTGGGCAACGTGATCTACTGGATGCCGCCCTACGTGATCACCCCCGAAGAGCTGGAGCTGGTGGCGGAAGTCACCCATGAGGGGCTGGAGATTGCCACCGCCGATTGA
- a CDS encoding TRAP transporter large permease, with product MSVAIVAFVVVLLIGAPVAVVMAISGVAGVYSLGGERMVGIIADRMFSGVSGYMLIAVPYFIFTAELMNQGGLTQKLITFNNALLGRVRGALSHVNVTVSLFFAGLTGAAITDTVAIGKIMIPEMKKQGYDAEYAAAITACSSIIGPIIPPSVVMVVYATLLRDISVIDLFAGGILPGVLMTVALLVVSIVISWLRGYPKQGATPLKVAILAFLSALPALLVPLIILGGILSGLTTITEASGFAAVYAIAIGFVFYRNLTLRKVWEALVTTVRFSGVVFFLLATSAVLGWFVTRSGIARDAAELITTLSDVAFVQIMLVCLLLIVIGTVMDVLPALVVIGPVVVPAMVSLGFDPLHFAIVMIVTLNIANVTPPVGMTLMTAARIAQVPYERAIIASLPFYAAFISVVVLLALFPALSTWIPSLLD from the coding sequence ATGAGCGTTGCGATCGTAGCCTTCGTGGTGGTGCTGCTGATCGGCGCTCCGGTGGCCGTGGTGATGGCGATCTCTGGGGTCGCCGGGGTCTATTCGCTGGGCGGCGAGCGGATGGTGGGGATCATCGCCGATCGCATGTTCTCGGGGGTATCCGGCTACATGCTGATCGCCGTGCCGTACTTCATCTTCACCGCCGAGCTGATGAACCAGGGCGGATTGACGCAGAAGCTGATCACCTTCAACAATGCGCTGCTGGGCCGCGTGCGCGGCGCGCTGAGCCACGTCAATGTCACCGTGTCGCTGTTCTTCGCCGGGCTCACCGGCGCGGCGATCACCGATACCGTGGCGATCGGCAAGATCATGATCCCCGAGATGAAGAAGCAGGGCTACGACGCCGAGTACGCCGCGGCGATCACCGCCTGCTCGTCGATCATCGGGCCGATCATCCCGCCCAGCGTGGTGATGGTGGTCTACGCCACGCTGCTTCGGGACATCTCGGTGATCGATCTGTTCGCCGGCGGCATCCTGCCCGGCGTGTTGATGACCGTGGCGCTGCTGGTCGTCAGCATCGTGATCTCGTGGCTGCGCGGCTATCCCAAGCAGGGCGCCACGCCGCTCAAGGTGGCGATCCTGGCCTTCCTCTCGGCGCTGCCGGCGTTGCTGGTGCCGCTGATCATCCTCGGCGGCATCCTCTCGGGGCTGACCACCATCACCGAGGCGTCGGGGTTCGCCGCGGTCTACGCGATCGCCATCGGCTTCGTGTTCTACCGCAACCTGACGCTGCGCAAGGTGTGGGAGGCATTGGTCACCACGGTGCGTTTCTCGGGGGTGGTGTTCTTCCTGCTCGCCACCTCGGCGGTGCTCGGTTGGTTCGTCACCCGCTCGGGGATCGCCCGCGACGCCGCGGAATTGATCACCACCTTGAGCGACGTGGCCTTCGTCCAGATCATGCTGGTCTGCCTGCTGCTGATCGTCATCGGCACGGTGATGGACGTGCTGCCGGCGCTGGTGGTCATCGGCCCGGTGGTGGTGCCGGCGATGGTCAGCCTGGGCTTCGACCCGCTGCATTTCGCGATCGTCATGATCGTCACGCTGAACATCGCCAACGTCACGCCGCCGGTGGGCATGACGCTGATGACCGCGGCGCGGATCGCCCAGGTGCCCTACGAGCGGGCGATCATCGCCTCGCTGCCGTTCTACGCCGCGTTCATCAGCGTGGTGGTATTGCTGGCGCTGTTCCCGGCGCTGTCGACCTGGATTCCCAGCCTGCTCGATTGA
- the bioB gene encoding biotin synthase BioB, whose translation MMVRYQATQAQETLSRHDWRREEIQALLELPFNDLLFQAQGVHRRYFDPNAVQISTLLSIKTGACPEDCKYCPQSGHYNTGLEREKLMQVEAVLAKARKAKAVGASRFCMGAAWKNPSAKDMPYVLEMVRGVRELGLETCMTLGMLTRDQAERLSEAGLDYYNHNLDTSPEYYGEIITTRTYADRLETLDHVRQSGMKVCCGGILGMGESVDDRAGLLEQLANLPAHPESVPINMLIRIQGTPLEHVEDLDPIDFIRTVAVARILMPGSHVRLAAGRELMNDQTQAMAFFAGANSIFYGERLLTAQNPQANHDRRLFERLGLHPERREEADDAACEAAIQESMARARIDAMVTDAAAQP comes from the coding sequence ATGATGGTGAGGTATCAGGCGACGCAAGCCCAGGAAACGCTCTCGCGTCACGACTGGCGGCGGGAAGAGATCCAGGCGCTGCTGGAATTGCCGTTCAATGATCTGCTGTTTCAGGCGCAAGGCGTGCATCGGCGGTACTTCGATCCCAACGCCGTGCAGATCTCCACGCTACTCTCGATCAAGACGGGCGCCTGTCCCGAAGATTGCAAGTACTGTCCGCAGTCGGGACATTACAACACCGGGCTCGAGCGCGAGAAGCTGATGCAGGTCGAAGCCGTGCTGGCAAAAGCGCGCAAGGCCAAGGCGGTCGGCGCCAGTCGCTTCTGCATGGGCGCGGCGTGGAAAAACCCGAGCGCCAAGGACATGCCTTACGTTCTGGAGATGGTACGCGGCGTGCGGGAATTGGGGCTCGAAACCTGCATGACCCTCGGCATGCTGACCCGGGATCAGGCCGAACGGCTCAGCGAGGCCGGACTTGACTACTACAACCACAACCTCGATACCTCGCCGGAATACTACGGCGAAATCATCACCACGCGGACCTACGCGGACCGGCTCGAAACCCTCGACCACGTGCGCCAATCGGGGATGAAGGTCTGTTGCGGTGGTATTCTCGGCATGGGTGAAAGTGTCGACGATCGCGCGGGGTTGCTGGAGCAACTCGCCAACCTGCCGGCGCATCCCGAGAGCGTACCGATCAACATGCTGATCCGGATCCAGGGCACGCCGCTGGAGCATGTCGAGGATCTCGATCCCATCGATTTCATCCGCACCGTCGCCGTGGCACGCATCCTGATGCCGGGCTCCCATGTGCGCCTTGCCGCCGGCCGCGAACTGATGAACGACCAGACCCAGGCCATGGCGTTCTTCGCCGGGGCCAACTCGATCTTCTACGGCGAGCGCCTGCTGACCGCCCAGAACCCCCAGGCCAACCACGATCGACGCTTGTTCGAGCGCCTCGGGCTGCACCCCGAACGGCGCGAGGAAGCCGATGACGCTGCCTGCGAGGCGGCGATCCAGGAGAGCATGGCGCGAGCCCGCATCGATGCCATGGTGACCGATGCGGCGGCACAGCCTTGA
- the bioC gene encoding malonyl-ACP O-methyltransferase BioC: protein MSVLRGLPGLSASRQRRIAENFSRAAEHYDDAAQFQRQVADELLSCLPVSCRPRALLDVGCGTGYVVSHLALRFDATAIGLDLAPGMLAEARRRHDHLAIQWLTGNAERLPLAGRSLDLVISSLALQWCDLERFLAQAARVLRPHGWLAFTTLCEGSLSELREAWQTVDGGRHVNDCLPEAALRQSLASPGWRLQRFDLTTRRIWHDDLAETLRALKRIGANTVTGEPASSGLAGRRRFARLESAIETFRDTSGIPTRYRVATVLMQRLDAQD from the coding sequence ATGAGCGTACTGCGGGGTCTTCCTGGATTGTCGGCGTCACGCCAGCGCCGAATCGCTGAGAACTTTTCCCGTGCGGCTGAACACTACGACGATGCGGCACAGTTTCAACGCCAGGTCGCCGATGAGTTGCTGTCCTGTCTGCCGGTATCGTGCCGCCCCCGTGCGCTGTTGGATGTCGGCTGCGGTACCGGCTACGTGGTTTCCCACTTGGCTTTACGCTTCGACGCCACTGCCATCGGGCTCGATCTGGCGCCGGGCATGTTGGCCGAGGCCCGGCGACGCCATGACCACCTGGCGATCCAATGGCTGACCGGCAATGCCGAGCGGCTACCGCTGGCCGGACGCAGCCTCGACCTGGTTATCTCCAGCCTGGCGCTGCAGTGGTGTGACCTCGAGCGCTTCCTTGCCCAGGCGGCGCGGGTGCTACGTCCGCATGGCTGGCTTGCCTTCACCACGCTATGCGAGGGCAGCCTGAGTGAACTGCGAGAAGCATGGCAAACGGTGGATGGCGGCCGACACGTCAACGATTGCTTGCCGGAAGCGGCGCTACGCCAATCGCTGGCGTCACCCGGCTGGCGACTTCAGCGGTTCGATCTCACGACACGGCGTATCTGGCATGACGATCTGGCCGAAACATTACGCGCGCTCAAGCGCATCGGTGCCAACACGGTGACCGGAGAGCCGGCTTCCAGCGGCCTGGCGGGGCGACGGCGTTTCGCCCGGCTCGAAAGCGCCATTGAGACGTTTCGCGATACGTCCGGCATTCCCACCCGTTACCGCGTGGCCACTGTGCTGATGCAGCGACTCGACGCTCAGGATTGA
- the bioF gene encoding 8-amino-7-oxononanoate synthase produces MRKSPRSHHDSTLDDVLASRLARQHERHRYRRRRTTVGIGPRFQREGCEWLAFCSNDYLGLAGDPRLAEGLAEGARRFGTGGGASHLVCGHSEAHARLEARLAEWTGCQRALLFSSGYQANLGVFSALLGRGDYALHDRFNHASLLDGTRLAGARLMRFAHGDAKDCGQHLAMLDSARHKLVISDGVFSMDGDVADLAALAEQCSRHRAWLMVDDAHGFGVLGANGGGTRQSQGIDPAVVPVLVGTLGKALGTQGAFVAGSDALIEALIQFARPYVYTTSLSPALAWATLTSLDIVRDEPERRDHLFTLVERFRNGAVGLSAFGLHLMPSRTPIQPLVIGSTREGGDNAVAALKLASALEAAGIWCTAIRPPTVPAGTARLRITLSAAHDVADVDRLLEALHDCARRLGSAQESPT; encoded by the coding sequence GTGCGTAAGAGCCCGCGTTCACATCACGACAGCACACTCGACGATGTATTGGCGTCGCGACTGGCCCGCCAGCACGAACGTCACCGCTATCGGCGACGGCGCACCACCGTCGGTATCGGTCCTCGTTTCCAGCGCGAGGGGTGCGAATGGCTTGCGTTCTGCAGCAACGACTATCTGGGACTGGCGGGCGACCCGCGCCTGGCCGAAGGATTGGCCGAGGGCGCGCGGCGGTTCGGTACCGGCGGCGGTGCATCGCATCTGGTCTGCGGACACAGCGAAGCGCACGCTCGCCTGGAGGCGCGGCTGGCCGAGTGGACGGGATGTCAGCGCGCGCTACTGTTCTCCAGCGGTTATCAGGCCAATCTCGGCGTTTTCTCGGCATTGCTCGGACGCGGCGACTACGCGTTGCACGACCGATTCAACCATGCCTCGCTGTTGGATGGCACCCGGCTCGCCGGGGCGCGGTTAATGCGTTTTGCGCATGGCGATGCGAAAGACTGTGGTCAGCATCTGGCCATGCTGGATTCGGCTCGACACAAGCTGGTCATCAGTGACGGTGTGTTCAGCATGGATGGCGACGTCGCCGATCTCGCCGCGCTGGCCGAGCAGTGTTCGCGGCATCGGGCCTGGCTGATGGTCGATGATGCCCATGGCTTCGGCGTGCTCGGCGCCAACGGTGGAGGCACGCGGCAATCGCAGGGTATCGATCCCGCTGTCGTGCCGGTGCTGGTCGGCACCCTGGGCAAGGCGTTGGGGACACAGGGCGCCTTCGTCGCCGGCAGTGACGCGTTGATCGAAGCGTTGATCCAGTTCGCTCGACCCTACGTCTATACCACCAGTCTGTCGCCGGCACTGGCCTGGGCCACGCTGACCAGCCTCGATATCGTGCGCGACGAACCCGAACGGCGGGATCACTTGTTCACACTGGTCGAGCGTTTTCGCAACGGCGCCGTGGGACTGAGCGCGTTCGGACTGCACCTGATGCCTTCGCGGACACCGATACAGCCGCTGGTGATCGGCTCGACCCGCGAGGGCGGCGACAACGCTGTCGCGGCGCTGAAACTGGCGTCAGCGCTGGAGGCGGCGGGCATTTGGTGTACCGCCATCCGCCCGCCGACCGTGCCGGCCGGCACTGCCCGGTTGCGCATTACGCTTTCGGCGGCCCATGACGTTGCCGATGTCGACCGGCTGCTGGAAGCGCTCCATGACTGCGCACGTCGGCTGGGATCGGCGCAGGAGTCGCCAACATGA
- the bioD gene encoding dethiobiotin synthase, with product MPKAFFITGTDTDAGKTLVTSGLLAAARHQGLTTAGGKPVASGCERTVEGLRNADALAIQAQCRPALDYDTINPVAFEPAIAPHIAAAEANVALSVSALAAPMRALLAREADLTLIEGAGGWRVPLNERESLSDLAVALALPVIVVVGVRLGAINHARLTLEAIRHDGLPVAGWVANGIDPRMPRREENLDSLAGWLGEEGGVPCLGVVPWLATPAPERAADWLELEPLIHATPPRKTHESQ from the coding sequence ATGCCCAAGGCATTCTTCATTACCGGCACCGACACCGATGCCGGCAAGACCCTCGTGACCAGCGGCCTGTTGGCTGCCGCCCGGCACCAAGGATTGACCACCGCCGGTGGCAAGCCGGTCGCTTCCGGCTGCGAGCGGACGGTGGAGGGATTGCGCAATGCCGATGCGCTGGCGATTCAGGCGCAATGCCGGCCGGCGCTGGACTACGACACGATCAATCCGGTCGCCTTCGAACCGGCGATAGCGCCGCACATCGCTGCCGCGGAAGCCAACGTCGCGCTCTCGGTATCCGCGCTGGCAGCGCCCATGCGGGCCCTGCTGGCGCGCGAGGCCGACCTGACTTTGATCGAAGGTGCCGGTGGCTGGCGGGTACCGCTCAATGAACGCGAGTCGCTGTCGGATCTCGCCGTCGCCCTGGCGCTGCCGGTAATAGTTGTGGTCGGCGTACGGCTGGGGGCGATCAATCATGCCCGGCTGACACTGGAAGCGATCCGGCATGATGGGCTGCCGGTGGCGGGGTGGGTGGCCAACGGGATCGATCCCCGCATGCCGCGTCGGGAAGAAAACCTGGACTCGCTGGCCGGCTGGCTCGGCGAGGAGGGCGGCGTGCCCTGCCTGGGCGTCGTGCCCTGGCTAGCGACGCCTGCACCCGAACGGGCCGCCGACTGGCTCGAACTCGAACCGCTAATCCACGCAACACCGCCACGGAAGACCCATGAATCGCAATGA